CCATTTGGACCCCTGCTCGGTAAGGATCAACCGTGTCGAGTTCCAAACCCGCATCTTCGTGTGCCATAATTGAGGCAGCAAGTGCGTACTGAATGAACAGCGGTAACCTGGACGCAGCGCGACGGTCCAGATACTGTTCCGCTTGGAAATTCTTAACCTCTCCGGCGATTTGGGTGCGATGCTCAGAGGCATCAAAATAGGTTAAAGGTCCGATTCCGTTTTTACCGATAGCAAGCGCATCCCAATATTCTTCTTTCGTATTGCCAATTGCATTGACAACGCCGATTCCTGTAATAACTACACGCTCCACGAGACCGATCCTTTTTTGTAGAATAGTTGTCAGTCATCAGTTATCAGTTATCAGAAGGTACTGATGCAATCAACCCCTTCTTTAACTGACGACCGAAGACTGAAGGCCGACAACTGATAAACGATATACCTTAACGGCTTGTGCTAATTAACTCTCTGTAGATTTAGATTTCACAGTATTAATCTTTTGCCACTTGTAATTTGACAGCTTCGGTTCATACTGCCCCATTTTTAAACCAAAGTCTCTATATGAAAACAAAGAGGCAATGGAATCAAGGTTCAATTTACAACGAAAACCCAACAACTGTGAAATTTAACAAAACACATGGTCAATTAGCACAACGCGTTACCTTAACCTACACGTGTTCGTCCAGGTAACTTAGGGCATCTTGAACAGTCTGAATTTTCTCTGCATCACTGTCTGGGATTTCGATGTCGAATTCCTCTTCAAGTGCCATGACCAGTTCAACAGTATCAAGTGAATCAGCCCCCAAATCTTCCATAAAGGAGGCATCTGGGGTAACATTATCTTCTTCGACACCGAGTTGTTTCGCGATAATTTCGATGAGGCGTTCTTGGTTTGTTGCCATATTTTTAATTTTCCTTGCGGTTAAGTAACGTAGGTTCGGGACCTTCACGTGCCTCCGTGCAGCGTCGCCTTCCACTACGTTTCAGGCTTAGTATTAGGTGTCTTGGGAAGTCCCAAGTCCACTTGAATTACATCACCATGCCACCGTCAACCTGAAGCGTTTGGCCGGTGATATAGCGTGCAGCATCCGATGCCAAAAAACAGACGGCATCTGCCACATCCTCTGGATGCCCAAACTCCCGTAACGGAATCAGTTCAAGCAGTTGCTGTTGATTCTGTTCCGGTATTTGTGCTGTCATATCTGTCGTGATAAAGCCAGGGGCGATAGCATTGACCGTGATACCGCGGGCCCCGACCTCTTTCGCGATAGCCTTCGTGAAACCGATGATGCCCGCTTTCGCCGCAGCATAATTCGCTTGTCCTGCGTTTCCTGTTAACCCGACGATTGACGAAATGTTGATAATTCGTCCGCTTTTCTGACGTATCATAGGACGGAGGACTGCGCGGGTGCAGTACATCGTGCCGGTCAAATTTGTCTGTAATACAGCGTTCCAGTCCTCATCCTTGAGGCGCATGAGCAACATATCCCGAGTAATCCCAGCGTTGTTCACAAGAATATCGATTTGTGAAAACTGCGAAGTCGTCTTTTCAATAAGCGTGTCAACATCCGCCCTTTCGGAGATGTCAGCAGCCATTGCGAGGACAGTATAGCCTTTCCCCTGCAGTGTATCAGCGATCTGTCCAACTGCCTCGGTAGAACGAGAGCAGAGAACAACATTTGCTCCGGCTTCGCAGAGCCTTTGTGCAATCGCTGCGCCAATCCCTCGCGATGCACCTGTAACGATTGCGGTTTTGCCACTCAACACATCTGCTCTAAAGGCATTTTGTTCCGTTGTTTCACTCATTTTTTATTTATCACTTCCGTGTTCATTTGTCACAAGAGAGAGCGTCTCAATATCTTCAACGTTCATAGTACTACTTTCTGGCAAGGTCCGCTTCACCAAACCGGACAAAACTTTGCCCGGTCCAACCTCTACAAAATGCGTAATGCCGGTTTTCTCAAGAGTCTGCAATGTTTTTTCCCACTGGACAGGTCGTGTTATCTGTTGAAATAGGAGGCGTCTGATATTGTCGGCATCTGTGGCGAACTCGCCTGTTACGTTCATCGCAACATCGACTTGCGGTGGTTGCATCGTCACCGATTCGAGGGGTACTGCGAATTTCTGCTGCGCGGGTGCCATGAGTGGCGAATGAAACGCCCCACTGACTGGCAACAGACGACACCGTCTCGCCCCAATTTCGGCTTTAGCAAGGTCGAGGACGTGGTTAACTGCTTTGATGTCTCCAGAGATTACCAGTTGTCCGGGACAGTTGTAATTAGCGATGCTCACAACACCTTCAGGCGTGTTACAAAGCGCTTGCAGACGCTCCGTTTCCATCCCGAGGATCGCCGCCATTGTGCCCTGTTGTGTGTTTCCAGCTTCCGCCATGAAACTCGCTCGTGCGTGCACCAAATGCAGTGCGTCTTCAAAGTCGATCACTCCTGCCGCTACGAGTGCGGAATACTCTCCCAAACTGTGTCCGGCGACCGCGCTCGGCACGACCCCGTATTCTTTTAGGACTTGCAAGGCTGCCACACTACAGGTCAAAATTGCCAGTTGCGTGTTTTCGGTCTGCTTTAAGTCCGCTTCAGGTCCCTCAAAACAAAGTCGCCGCAACGCCCGTCCGAGGACTGCATCTGCCTCCTGAAAAACAGCATCGGCAGCTGGGTAAGTCTGTGCCAGTTCCGCTCCCATGCCTACCTGTTGTGAACCTTGTCCTGGAAAAATAAATGCCAAACGGTTATCAGTCATCAGTTATCAGAGTTAAGAGTTATCAGTTGTCGGTAGAAGCGGGGTGTGATCGCATGAGAACCTTCTTTAGCTGACCACCGAAGACTGAAAACTATAATCGTAGGAGTGTGCTTCCCCATGTCAACCCCGCGCCAAAAGTCACAAACAGCAGTAGATCCCCTGGCTTCGCGCGTCCCTCACGAATCGCTTCGTCTAACGCGATGATCACTGTTGCCGCGGAGGTATTACCGTATTTATCAACGTTGATATAAACCTTCTCTCGTGGCATGCCGAGTCTATCGCCAACCGCCTCAATGATGCGGAGGTTCGCTTGATGTGGGATTAACAGATCAATATCTTCAATACTCACGTCTGCTTGACGGAGCACACGTTGCGCAGCTTCGGGCATAAGGCGGACACCTAATTTGAAGACTTCTCTCCCGTTCATCTGAATTTTGTCTAACTTCTGGTCAATCGCCTCTTGAGTGATTGACATTCTGGAACCCCCTGCGGGAATACCCAAGAGGTCAACGTCAGCGTAATCTCCATCCGATCCGATATAAGATGCGAGGATACCTTTAGGTTCATCCGTAGCTTGGACAACAGCCGCACCAGCACCATCTCCAAAAAGGACACATGTACTTCTATCGTTCCAATCAACAATTGTGTTAAAAATTTCGCCACCGATGACAAGAATAGTGTTGTATCGTCCAGATCTGACCAGTCCGTCAGCTAAATCCAGTCCGTAAAGGAAGCCAGCACACGCAGCAGATAGATCCATTGCGGCGGCATGCTTCGCACCGATACCTTTCTGAACATAGCACGCTGTTGAAGGAAAAAACCTATCGGGAGTCACAGTAGCAACAAGAATCATCTCAATATCAAGTGGATCAATTTGCGCGTTTTTGATAGCCCATCGCGCAGCATGTATACAAAGATCAGAGGTTGCTACATCATCTTCAGCGATGCGTCTCTCAGCGATCCCTGTCCGTTGACGAATCCATTCATCGCTTGTATCGACCAATTTCTCAAGGTCAAAATTGGTGACAACCCGATCGGGGAGGTAAGATCCTGTCCCAGTAATGGTTGCATATCGAAGTTGCGTCATTATGTTTCTCTCGTAGGTGCAGTTTCCTTGGGGAAATCCCAAGCAAAACACGCACTGGCGTTCTAAGGCACCATTGCAGATTTCCTATGTTGAAATGGACGTATCAAAACGTGTAAAAAATATACCCCCGTTGGTTTCTAACGAACCAGTACCTACGCTTCATCCGCAGATTTTAATACGGGACGTCCATTGTAATGCCCACATTCGGAACAGACTTGGTGAGAAATAATCGTCTCTCCGCAGTAGGAACAGACACTTAAAGTTTTTTCATGGAGCGCGTTATGGCTCCGCCGCATTCTTTTTTTCGATTTTGACGTTCTCCGTTTTGGATGCGCCATGGGTTGTCTCCTTTACGTTACAAAATCGCGATCTAATGAATCACGCGTACATTTCAAGTATTTATTCTAATTTCAACTGTTTCCAGTATTTTTAAGAGAACCGGCTTTGGAAAACGCGCTTGCAAGTTGCGCGCTCAAGGAATTAGAGGTAGGGAGCGATGGCTCATCCGTCATTTCACAGGAGCATCCCGTCATGTTCAGATTCGTCCCACACTGTGGACATAAACCTTTACAGGTTTCGGAGCAGAGCGACCACGTTGGTATTTCAAGAACAAGTGCCCGCCGGACATCTTCTGAAATATCTAACGTTTCCCCATCGTAGTATCGTTCATCATCTTCATCCGTTTCTGACGATGTATCCCCAATAGAAAATAGCACGCCAAGTGTCGTTGCTATGTCCACCTCAAAGGGGTTGATACAGCGTCGACACTCCACTAAAATAGTAGCATTGACATCGGTCGTTATATAGATATTATCGCCACCTTGGCGAAAGAGACCGACGCTGCATGACAAGGGCTTAATAAATTCTACCTCTTCGTAAGTCAAACCGAGGGACTCAGACGGGACAAGTGCTTCGTATTCTTTGAAGTCCTCGTGTCGAAGATCTCTCATATTGAACACTAAAGTATCTTTCACGCCTTCCTGCATATCCAATTTTACCTCAAAAGCTCAGAGAAGCGACCCTCAAAATCAAAACGCCCGTTAGTTACCCGCAAGGAAAACTTAAAAGTCGACTTCTTCTTCGATTCTAATGAGTTGTGCCTCGTCCTTTACATCTTCAAGCGTATAAATCTCTGCGAGCGCGGCTTTCATGTTTTTCTCTTGCGCCTTGTGGGTTAACATTACGAGGGACACGGTCTCCATACCGTGCGGATCCTTTTGGATGACAGAGGCGATGCTAATCTGCCAGTTCCCCAAAATTGTCCCGATCTTTGCGAGAACACCGGGTCGGTCAGCAACCACAAAACGGATGTAATACCGCGTCTCAATATCGTCAATAGGACATACACCAACTTCCGCCTGTGCCCCTGCAAGCCATGCCCGTGAAATCGGAGTGCTTACGCCTTGCTGCACAGACTTCGCGGCATCAATAATGTCAGCGACAACAGCACTTGCGGTTGGCATCTCTCCAGCGCCCTGTCCATAAAAGAGGGTCGGGCCGACCGCATCACCGATAACACAAACCGCGTTGAATGCCCCACCGACATTCGCTAACAAACTCCGCTCTGGCACCAGTGTCGGATGCACACGTGCTTCCACGCGATTTCCGTCGGTAAGTTTCGCGATTGCGAGGAGTTTAATGACGTAACCCAGTTCGCGAGCGTATTGGATCTCTTTCTGGGTGATATCCGTAATACCTTCAACATGGAATTGCGACAGTGAAATATTACTCCGATAGGCGAGGGCGATCAGGAGAATGAGTTTTTGTGCGGCATCAATTCCTTCAACGTCAAGTGTTGGATCGGCTTCGGCGTATCCCTTGTCCTGTGCGACTTTGAGTACATCTGCAAAGTCTACAGCCCGCCCGTGCATTTCGGTCAACATATAGTTACACGTCCCGTTCACAATACCGTAAAGGGAGTGGATCTGGTTGCCAGCGAAACTCTCTTGTAGGGTTTTAATGATCGGAATGCCACCTGCCGTGCTTGCCTCGAAATTGAGACTGACTTGGTGTTCTGAAGCCAGTTGGAAGAGTTCTCCCCCGTGTTCTGCGAGAAGGGCTTTGTTTGCTGTGACGACGTGTTTTCCATTTTGGATCGCGCGTTTAATGAGGGAATGTGCTGTTGTGACACCGCCGATAAGTTCAACAACAATATCGATTTCCGGATTGTCAACGACCGCTGCGGGATCGGTTGTCAGACAATCCACAGGGAGTTCAACACCTTGCCGCGTCGCAGGTAAAGTTCGTTTTGCTATTTTTTTTAGGCATAATTCGGTGCCACTATTTTTGGCGATGAGGGAATTCTGATTCATCAGGATTTTGGAAACGCCTGTGCCGACAGTACCCCATCCTAAAATGCCAACATTAATACACGACTTGTCCACTACTACAACTCCCTCCTTTCTTTCCGATTTATTGCACGATATACCACTTCTAAGACGATATTGCATATTCAGAGATCGGGGCGACTGGATTCGAACCAGCGACCTCTTGAACCCCATTCAAGC
Above is a window of Candidatus Poribacteria bacterium DNA encoding:
- the acpP gene encoding acyl carrier protein codes for the protein MATNQERLIEIIAKQLGVEEDNVTPDASFMEDLGADSLDTVELVMALEEEFDIEIPDSDAEKIQTVQDALSYLDEHV
- the fabG gene encoding 3-oxoacyl-ACP reductase FabG is translated as MSETTEQNAFRADVLSGKTAIVTGASRGIGAAIAQRLCEAGANVVLCSRSTEAVGQIADTLQGKGYTVLAMAADISERADVDTLIEKTTSQFSQIDILVNNAGITRDMLLMRLKDEDWNAVLQTNLTGTMYCTRAVLRPMIRQKSGRIINISSIVGLTGNAGQANYAAAKAGIIGFTKAIAKEVGARGITVNAIAPGFITTDMTAQIPEQNQQQLLELIPLREFGHPEDVADAVCFLASDAARYITGQTLQVDGGMVM
- the fabD gene encoding ACP S-malonyltransferase, whose amino-acid sequence is MTDNRLAFIFPGQGSQQVGMGAELAQTYPAADAVFQEADAVLGRALRRLCFEGPEADLKQTENTQLAILTCSVAALQVLKEYGVVPSAVAGHSLGEYSALVAAGVIDFEDALHLVHARASFMAEAGNTQQGTMAAILGMETERLQALCNTPEGVVSIANYNCPGQLVISGDIKAVNHVLDLAKAEIGARRCRLLPVSGAFHSPLMAPAQQKFAVPLESVTMQPPQVDVAMNVTGEFATDADNIRRLLFQQITRPVQWEKTLQTLEKTGITHFVEVGPGKVLSGLVKRTLPESSTMNVEDIETLSLVTNEHGSDK
- a CDS encoding ketoacyl-ACP synthase III, which codes for MTQLRYATITGTGSYLPDRVVTNFDLEKLVDTSDEWIRQRTGIAERRIAEDDVATSDLCIHAARWAIKNAQIDPLDIEMILVATVTPDRFFPSTACYVQKGIGAKHAAAMDLSAACAGFLYGLDLADGLVRSGRYNTILVIGGEIFNTIVDWNDRSTCVLFGDGAGAAVVQATDEPKGILASYIGSDGDYADVDLLGIPAGGSRMSITQEAIDQKLDKIQMNGREVFKLGVRLMPEAAQRVLRQADVSIEDIDLLIPHQANLRIIEAVGDRLGMPREKVYINVDKYGNTSAATVIIALDEAIREGRAKPGDLLLFVTFGAGLTWGSTLLRL
- a CDS encoding 50S ribosomal protein L32, which translates into the protein MAHPKRRTSKSKKRMRRSHNALHEKTLSVCSYCGETIISHQVCSECGHYNGRPVLKSADEA
- a CDS encoding DUF177 domain-containing protein, whose translation is MQEGVKDTLVFNMRDLRHEDFKEYEALVPSESLGLTYEEVEFIKPLSCSVGLFRQGGDNIYITTDVNATILVECRRCINPFEVDIATTLGVLFSIGDTSSETDEDDERYYDGETLDISEDVRRALVLEIPTWSLCSETCKGLCPQCGTNLNMTGCSCEMTDEPSLPTSNSLSAQLASAFSKAGSLKNTGNS
- a CDS encoding homoserine dehydrogenase translates to MQYRLRSGISCNKSERKEGVVVVDKSCINVGILGWGTVGTGVSKILMNQNSLIAKNSGTELCLKKIAKRTLPATRQGVELPVDCLTTDPAAVVDNPEIDIVVELIGGVTTAHSLIKRAIQNGKHVVTANKALLAEHGGELFQLASEHQVSLNFEASTAGGIPIIKTLQESFAGNQIHSLYGIVNGTCNYMLTEMHGRAVDFADVLKVAQDKGYAEADPTLDVEGIDAAQKLILLIALAYRSNISLSQFHVEGITDITQKEIQYARELGYVIKLLAIAKLTDGNRVEARVHPTLVPERSLLANVGGAFNAVCVIGDAVGPTLFYGQGAGEMPTASAVVADIIDAAKSVQQGVSTPISRAWLAGAQAEVGVCPIDDIETRYYIRFVVADRPGVLAKIGTILGNWQISIASVIQKDPHGMETVSLVMLTHKAQEKNMKAALAEIYTLEDVKDEAQLIRIEEEVDF